From the Aerosakkonema funiforme FACHB-1375 genome, one window contains:
- a CDS encoding valine--pyruvate transaminase, with protein sequence MNPALTQFGDRMSHLTGVRAIMKDIKETLQAGAGQEFINLSPGNPVILPEVEQLWRDCTKELLDSSEYGKVVCRYGDSQGYEPLIEAIATDFNRRYGLNLTNRNILITPGSQSLYFYAANAFGGYTTTGELKQIVLPLSPDYTGYGGVTLVPQALLAYKPTLDIDAAAHRFKYRPDFSQLEVNESTGCVLFSRPCNPTGNVLTDEEVRKIADLAANYDVPVLIDSAYGPPFPALNFTEMTPIFGDNIIHCMSLSKAGLPGERIGIAIGSESAIQVVESFQTNMCIHSSRYGQAIATRAIASGMLANISETVIRPYYQKKFDVVENTLEQAMPKDLPWFLHRGEGAIFAWLWLENLPMTDWELYQQLKKVGVIVVPGSSFFPGLREDWQHKNECIRISLTATDEDIEVGMQRLAKVVQEVYSVVSA encoded by the coding sequence ATGAACCCTGCCCTGACTCAATTTGGCGATCGAATGTCCCACCTCACCGGCGTGCGGGCAATTATGAAAGATATCAAAGAAACTTTACAAGCAGGTGCTGGGCAGGAGTTCATCAATCTCAGTCCTGGAAATCCCGTCATTTTGCCGGAAGTCGAACAACTGTGGCGGGATTGCACCAAAGAATTGCTAGATAGTTCAGAATACGGTAAAGTTGTTTGCCGCTACGGTGATTCTCAAGGCTACGAACCGTTAATTGAGGCAATAGCTACCGATTTCAATCGTCGCTATGGGTTAAATCTCACCAATCGCAACATCCTGATTACCCCTGGCAGTCAAAGTCTCTATTTCTACGCCGCGAATGCTTTTGGCGGATACACCACAACTGGAGAATTAAAGCAAATCGTTCTGCCCCTGAGTCCAGATTACACCGGTTATGGCGGCGTGACTTTAGTGCCGCAGGCGTTATTAGCGTATAAACCAACACTGGATATCGATGCGGCTGCCCATCGCTTCAAATACCGCCCGGATTTTAGCCAACTGGAAGTTAACGAAAGTACGGGTTGCGTTTTATTCTCCCGTCCCTGCAATCCTACGGGCAACGTCCTTACCGATGAAGAAGTACGCAAAATCGCAGATTTGGCGGCAAATTACGATGTACCTGTATTAATTGATTCTGCGTATGGGCCTCCCTTCCCGGCCTTGAACTTTACGGAAATGACACCGATATTTGGGGATAATATCATCCACTGTATGAGCTTATCCAAGGCTGGCTTACCGGGAGAACGGATTGGAATTGCGATCGGTTCCGAAAGCGCCATCCAGGTGGTTGAGTCGTTCCAAACTAATATGTGTATCCATTCATCTCGGTACGGGCAAGCGATCGCCACCCGTGCGATCGCCTCTGGAATGCTAGCCAACATCTCCGAAACAGTCATTCGCCCCTACTACCAGAAAAAATTCGATGTAGTAGAAAATACACTAGAGCAAGCAATGCCCAAAGATTTGCCCTGGTTTCTCCATCGCGGTGAAGGCGCAATTTTTGCGTGGTTGTGGTTAGAAAATTTACCGATGACCGACTGGGAATTATATCAACAGTTGAAAAAGGTGGGTGTAATTGTTGTACCGGGTAGTTCTTTCTTCCCCGGTTTGCGTGAAGATTGGCAACATAAAAATGAGTGTATCCGCATCAGTCTGACTGCTACCGACGAGGATATTGAAGTTGGAATGCAGCGTTTGGCGAAGGTGGTGCAGGAAGTATATTCAGTTGTGAGTGCTTAA